GGAGCGTCGCTGCTACCCTGCGCTCATGCTCAACCAATCGGGACTCGAGTCGGACGAACCTAGCGAGAATATGCTCCAACTTTGCAGCTATTGAATTCAACTGCAAGTCTTCGGATAGTTGCAATACCTCCGGCCATGAACGAAGATTGACTTCGGCCATGAGTTcgaggatgaaagcaccaatttgataaGGGTATTTCCCTTATCACGATGCCGGAGAGGATAAACAAGAAGTCCCGGGAGGCGGAATCCCGTCGACAACTCAAGCTTTAAACAAAGggcataaaataaaacataaagagactaaattcatatattcattcCTCGATTAATGAAAATAACAATAggtcatatttataatactcctacgaataacctaacttggtgaataagataacaaatatatggaaaagatatgataatataataataaagatatgggagatatttccgaagatatactcgtatcagaGGCTGACCTATCTATCACCAAACCGTTCTTAATCTCTCATCGGGACAATATTAACGATAGAATCGCTCTACATTTcttataaatagtactccctccgtcccatgctactcgcacttttcattttaggccgtaaatttgggattgatttttttgtgtaattaaaaaagaattttaggtgtaatgagacatcacttaataaaagagctcttaacttaaactaacatattaattaaatgcattaattctaacttaaattataaatagtgtaaggactttgtgacgagccgaaaagcaaacgtgcgagtagcacgggacggagggagtattaaatatttatgtTCTGTCTCATTTTGTAGTAACATAGTGACCGGTCCGTATTAAATTATGCACTGAGCTTTTCAATATTCCTATGTTAAGAAGGAATGCTGATTttgcaaaaaaattaattaaaagaaatcaaatgGGATGTAATGTCGTCAAAATGGAAAGCAAGAACAGGTGACCCATCCCCACTTAGATCTTTGTCTCCCTTTTTTATCTTTCATTTAAATTAGAGTAACAAAAATGTTACCTTAACACCGGCCAATATCTTAATATTGGTCAagctaatatatatatacacaatatatttataattaatatgtGACTAATACGTATAAATGTAGAACATTGCATAATAGTTATTGTGAAGCATTGAATGAGTTTGCACTTTGCAGCATcccattttcctatatatattgGTGTATTGAAATTAAGTGAAGCAGTGTGTCGAAGTCGTGTGATATATCATTGTCACGATCACACTTTGTTAATGATAACAAACTCGAGAAATAGTAACTATGGGAGGATTATAAGAAGAGTGAACAAAAAGGAGATTTGGTAATAAACGGATAGTCACTTAGAAACAAATGATAATCAAATTCATAATATTCCCTACTTGGTCACATACTTAAGTGAAAATTTTAGACATCATTAAAGATTAATAAGAGTCTAGAAATAATGATCAGACATAGACTTGAATAACATTGGTATAATGAAAGTATAATGAAAATAGTTTCAAACACGCTCGTACCAAAACATTCATCTCCGAGAGTCCTAACTTAATGTACAAGAAAAAAATTACTGAAATTATGCTCAGTACTCTCTCTCCGTCTCTCACAATTCAACTTACACATTTAAAATATATGCATGACTAAATACATAAATATTCAATGAATACATGCTAAAAGAGATACATATTACATCCGTCCCAGTTAAGATGACTTATTTCTTTTCGCACGTGTTTTGGAAAAGTGATAATAACTAATTAAAGTGCAGagaaattaaagtaagagagagaataatgtagaagagactatatctatattattttcaaaatacgtatgaaaaaaaaagaagtcaTCTTAACTGGGACGAATGGGGTGGTGCTTTATAAATTTATCACTTACTCTTAAATGTATCTTGAATTGTAGCAGTATGTGCTAAATCATGTTCCgtcaaaaacaaaaatacaataataaaattcatttgGCAGTAAACTATTTTAGTAGTACAATAAAAAATGAACTACTCTAAACAGAGAAactaaaaaatagaataaagaaaaaaggaatCGACATATGTCACATCTGGCGGTAATCACACAGTACGAAATTCAGAAACATCCAAACATGTCTTGTTTATATAAACATCGGATgtaataaatactcctaactctgaatattttatagtataatctatttatttttatactccgTACTAATACTATACTAGTATAAATTCAGTGGGAatgaataaaggaaaaggaaaaggctgATTTTTGCACTGGATTTTGTTGGGTGGGAAGCAGAATCTGTAGTTAATATTCCATGGGTATTGACATTGTAATTTGTGGGACAAATGTCTGCTGCTATTTTTCTTCCAACAATTgtactttctattttttttacatcAATCCCTTCTTCTCTAgttatatcattttttcatttgttttaatttataacTATGATACTAATTGTGTGATAATGGGTATCATGGTTGTTTATGCCTTTGTAATAATAGTGCATTAAGAGCATTTCCAAtggttctggacatgcaatagccctctcATAGTcttcccactgccacatcatctgcattaaaatcctcctgccacatcatctggacatgcaactgcCGGTATCCCTCTGAAacccctccaattcttcacgcatgctccggagcaatacgcgaagataagtcttctcctcggggtccaccgccgtccggaagtcggctaaggtcttcaccatttgagcgcgcgtttgttgacgcgcgaagaatttgagctcatcgatggacctgccgaggggggacgccgactggacctcctgggaactcggggtgcccccctcgcttcccgttgcgcccgcctttggccaaccgggcgaggtcggcgaccgaacgaacgaggggtcgggagctcctgggccgtctcggggaggtcgtgggaaccaccgctgctgccgctatactcaccggtatagttcagtttctgcttcttcggccagcctgcctcgacacctgcccggaatttctccgactcgtggAGCACAAGGTAGGAGGTCCAATAGGTGAAGTCGTAGTATTTCCCGGGATccgggtaggctctctccgcaatcctcctgcagtcctcctctgtttggccactggtccgcatgcggagggcgttggcgtacaaacccgaaaatcgagagacggcagacctgattcggtcccagcatttccggcactcctccccggtgcgcggtctcccttcagggcaaaatgccctgtaggctgcggctatcttgtcccacaagttgacgatcctctggttgttcgaaacgagaggatcatcgcagacactcacccacgccttggccagTGCAACGTTCTCTGCgtctgtccacttcctccggaccCCGCTATCCTCAACCGGCtacgacgactcgccgaccttcttggccttgcccttcttcttagggGCGCTcggaccccgccctactccccggcTTGGAATGGGGgtttccggaacctcgttaatatcaaaacccaactcctctaaggagaagctCTCAAACGGCgtgtactgtgcatccgttggggtcgatgtgtgagaagaaccggtggaaaaatccaAAGCCGGCCGATAGACGTTTTCCCCCTCGGGCGTCCCCTGCggcggtggcatcatctgctgcgccggtggctgcatcccaggtgcccaccccggcatcatctgcatagggggttgCATCGGCGGTACCCCCTGCCAAGCAGGCAAACTTCCCCCGACGACcatcggtggcatcatctgctgccacgggtacacgttgtagtacccggtcatcggaggccaaccacctccgacgggagccgggggagtctgagaccctcCCCGGGtgtcgggggagtctgagacccggtcgtcactggagtaccttcgtagttgttctccatttctcgttgttgatcttgtacagaaattaagatagagagagtactcgttaatacaagtggtgcgaatgaaagtGACGTCCAAAgagcgtatatatagtgtttcgaaaaaaattttaaaaaaaataaaattctgaggccggtctgacgccgattcgaggcctacaatggcgccgtgagagTCGGCGTCAGTCCAAGAATCGGAGTAGGcgcgccgattttgacgccggttTCGCtgacgccggctgcaatggttcggcgtcagcaccggcgtccgtgaaaaatcggcgtgcctacGCTAatgccgccattggagatgctctaaggaggAGGGAAAATGAAAAGTCAAGTTGCAaatatttctgcacattttttCCATCTGTATAGTATATgcctttcttttaattttattcgGTATTATACTGTTATGCATGTCGATTATATCGCAATtgttttgtactccctccgtccccgaataagagtcgctaatttccattttgggtcgtcccccattaagagtcactcttcatttttaccataaatggtagtaggccccacattccactaactcactccactcacattttattataaaaccaatataaaaaagtgggtcccacattccactaactttttcaaccaatttttctctacatttcttaaaactcgtgcccggtcaaacaacgactcctattgggggacggagggagtattttatgcGTAGGTAAAGAAAATGAGGATTTCTGTGAAACTTCGTgatccattttatatatttgatGCATGTTAATAAAGGTCAAATTGTCAGAAAAAATGAAGTTTATTCAAATTCTCTTAACGGAGCTGTCAATTTAACAAGTTTGGATATTTTCGTATTTATGTCACAAAAAAAAGGTGATTTTTCTCGCGGGATAATTACGAACAAATCTAattaaagttcatgactttttcggccgatttttaaaattaaatttgactaAAATAGCTTGTAACAAATTTATCACAAAATCACTCAAAAATAAGTGATTTCATCACTAATCTAATATAAATAAGTGATTTTTCCCAAATTTAACACAAATCTAAAATTGTTTATCGTCTTGGCACCTTAATCCATGCTTTTCCAAAATGGTATAACACTATACAACACTTCTTTTTGGACTTGGGATTTAGTAAGGACTTCCCAATAATAGCATGGCTACCACAAAGAGCAAAGACTCTCACACACAAACAAACCAAAAGTAAAAGTTAAAAATGTATACACAAGTAAACTTGATGTTTCTAATGTAGAATAGAGCCCTCAAATTTTGAGACACTAAAACCTTAGATGGTAAAGCTCTTCATCCATGTTTTAGGGAAAATTTTCATACTAGCCTATACATCTTCTGCACACTACAACAAATTCTAGAGTTTCATTGATTAATGAAAGAATTGCCCTCATAAACAAAAATGTTTTTTGAACACAATACTCATTTACAGTTGAAATAGCCATCTTCAATTGGCCATGATTTTCTAATGTATACAAATGTTCCTAGAAGAATTTGAGTTTCAATAGGGTGTTCACCATCAATCTACGATACTGAACGAATAAGCTATGATTGCAACAACGAAACTGAGATTTCTAACCTAATTGCTTGCTTGCTGCatattctctacatttcttGATGTTTGATGCATTGTGGGAGAGTTTACACTTTTGAAGCGATGCACCATACATTTAGCAATGAGTCGAGAATCATCATCTCCGCCTCCCTCCATCTCATCTGCAAATACGAGCCAATGTTAGACGAGGACATGACCAATATAGGTGAATGTCAACATAAGTTGTTTATGTAATAGGTTTAGCAAGTGAGAGTAGACTACTGATTGAGCAACGAAAACGAAAAGGGCAATCAGAAATCACCTCAAATCATTCGAGGACTCCTAAAACCACATACTTGTTGAGGGGCAGCGGAGAATCTCGTGGTCCAACACAAGATCCACATGAGCAGAAGAAGCTAAGTTTGAATTCCGTTTAGAAGAAATTCGATTGAAGATAACCATGTGCATATGGAAGCATTTCTTCAACCTCAACTCTTGAGCTTGAATAAGCCATGTTTTTCTTGATGCGGTTGCGATTGATGGACTcgacttctgccagaaatatACTGTAAACTGGTCTGTGATCGGAGAACCTAGACTCCCCACGAACATATGATAGTTGTTGGAGGCCACGGCCATGCCATAATATACGATCACACCACGCTGGTGTTCTTCGTTTCTCTTTTGGATGCATATCTTCACCTGCATACCGGTCAGAATTGTTTGAATATTTGTATGTTGGGGGGAAATATATCCTCCCTTCGTTCCATCCGGTAAAGACTCTCCCATGTCGCTGCTCTACACGAAGCTGTTTTGAAGCACTGAAATTAATCACTAAAATGTTTTTTAGGTAAAATGGAAGCTTTGATGAAATTATATATTGCTTGCCTGGTCATTATCTAACAAAACTCTCCAGTTCCTCATCTCAACGAGAGCTTTTGCACATCGGTAAGAAAGGGCTATTCGGTAATTCAAGTCCCCGAGCCATATGATTCGACTGGTAAAAGgttttcaaaatcaaatcaagaaTGAAAAAAGAACTAAAAACTTATATGAAAAGTATATGAATAACTTACTCATGCTCAAGAATTGTTTGAGGAGAGTTCTCATCACCAACGCTGTGAACTCGTGGGAACCGTGTTTTCCTCAGAATCTCCGTGACATCAGAATTCCTCCTCAGCTCGTCACTATCCTTTTCTCCAGAGGTCAAATGGCTACAAACGAAGCAGAAGCTCGTTTGGTGCAAAGACAAGCTAATTGATATCGAACCCTGCCAAAACACACAATAAGACGTTGCCGTTTAACTACAAAAGTATTCTCATTCTTGAATTCAAGAACCATACCTTGTTTCCAAGATACCCCATCAAGCCTCTACCGACACATGAGACCTTCAGATTCCGTACTGCGTCTCTTAGATCCCTCTTGACCCAAACAGTGAGAAATATCCCCACCATTTGCTTGCTAGCGACCAAGCAATACCTCGACTGAGCAGGACCGCTGTCTCTATCCTCCATAGAAGCAGAACCATTGTATGGAACGGGCGAGGAATAAGTGCAATGAGACTCACTCAATCCGTTATTATCATCACCTGAGGAGCAATCCCACCTCCCATTCGGATCATAACTATATTCACTTGGCCTACTACGCCCGTAGATAGCTCTATCGCAGACACTGTATCTGCGATCAAGCCTTGGTTGGGCCATCAAGCTGTCATCCTCGACCACCCTCATGCTACGGCTCAATGACTGGAAGGAACGGCGGTGGAAGAAAGAGGAAGCATTCTCCCTGTTGGATCCTTCAAAATCATCATCTAACTCGACTATAGGGTCAGGCACCGGTGAAGGAGTGCGACAGTTGCCACTACTCCCTGGTAGACTATTCAGCGTTTCTCGAATAAGTGCCAGCCATTTCCTAGCAGGGCCATTATCCTCTGTGCCCAAAACATTACCAGCGTTTAAAGGGACAATTTCTTGAAACCTTAAATAAAATTTGCAAACAACCCTTCATCAATACGTATGAAGCAGCAATCAGCATAAACGCAAAAAGAAGACAATTTTCGACCAACTCAAACTCACCCTAGGACGTAAACATCCGCTGGAGGTGAAGTGTGCAGCCATTCCTCAAGATTTAGATAACTAGGGGGAGACTTCCCAGCCACATTCCATGTTGCCACAAAGATTCTGATACATAAATATAAAGGCATTATGCATTAGTAAAGTGATAAATGatgaaatacacaaacttaGAATTCAAAAACACACACCTAGAGTTATGCACATCTGTGAGCTGGGAGGCCTCAAGATCAATCTTACTTCTTCGGAGACGATCGGAGGCTCGTCTACCTGATCTCTCTACTAATCCAAATAGGAGAAAGTAAGCAAACACAAATCTCAAAACAGAAGGaatattttttagaaaaatgcTTGCAAAGATTAATAATGGCCAGTAATGATATATAGTGGTCCTAAAGGGAAAATCTGAACCTGTTTTGCTTTTCTTGATAGTGCATGCCTCCTCCCTCTCTCTGAAACTGTTCCTCCATTCTTCATCAACACCTGAAAAAGCAAAAATATACTTCAAAAAAAGGATTTTAAAGCTGTGGCCATCAGCATATGACCCACATTTGCACGAAACCAAAACAAAATTCTTATTTTGGGAAAAAAGggataacttgaattaaatatAGGTAACTACAGAGATATGATGCAGAATGTGAAAGAGAAAAGAGCTCAGCAGATTGGAGATATCAGAAATCTCTGCAACAATCTAAAACTCATGTGCAGAGCAAGCTTTGATTCAGCACACCAATTGCACAGGAGCACTTCTATTTAATCTTAAAAATGTCagagaaataaaaaagatttcatttttccttcttcagAGACCCAAATTAGATTTACCATGAGCATTTTTTTACCTCCGGAAATGATGTCATCAGCGTGAAAATCCTCAGTTTTGCCTTTGATGTTGAACCATTTCTTCACCAATGTCTTCGGCCATGAAAACTTAATATCAAGAAACAgaaatttatagaaaaattaaTCAGAAATCATGACAAAATCATCAATGCAGTAATGGTTTCTTCTTCAAAGATGTAAACCTTGCTTTTCTTGGAGTTCCCATTTCTCATTGTTTCCACCGATTCATATATGATTGAACACTTTCTCCACTCTCGGAATCAAAGGGTCTAAAAAAGATGGGATTTTTAGGTgagaaaactgaaaaaaaataaacaaaataatgcAGCAGTGGAAATCGAATTTTCAATTGAAGAAAATAAGAAGTTGGTTGTATTTTTAGAATCAGAGAgggagaaaaggaaatgaaggCAAAATCAAGAAAGTGAGGAGAGCAGTGAGATAGTGAGGGTTGTGAATGTAGAGACAGGAAAATGCAGTAAGTACTACACAATGATTTATAAAGAATGGGAGGTTGTATTGAAATTTATGTGTATTCTCTCCTCAAAAATGTCGTTGTGAGCACTGAGAAAAGTATCTAAAATTTCAAGAGAATAGAGTGCAGAGCAGGAGAAACAGGGGTACCAAAAAAACTGTTTTaaaaaacacatacacataatacacacaGTGTGTGTATTTCCCTAGGCTAAATTGAAGGGGTCCTGAGCTAAATTAAGGGTCGtagagaaaacaaaaacaacaaaaataaaagtataaaaaaataatagtaatgaaAATTCAGTTTGAAGGAGCAAGAAAAGGCCATTTGGGAAGGTTGGATTTAGTCACCTTTATTTAACAAACTTTTCTTGAGAAACTAACAAAAGTAAAATACAGCTCAGCTCACATAcataaaatgttttatttaagtGGGGGGAAGAAAAATATGGGCAGCATTTTACAGATTGTGGAATGTTTTTGGGAGAAATTATGCATGCGAAAACAAGTCTAGATTATTGGGTTTTGGGTAATCTTGGAGTGTCTTTATTGGCTTTAGTTATGCATGGGGGCATTGGCCATTTCtcaaagagtgatgctaaatggtcataatgtggccggccataaagagttaatttagtccatttatatgtataaaaaattagaattaccgatataaacatatatgtgtgtgaatggacttgtgagttgatacttatctttgaattccattacgtaaaacacattaatatcacgaattactgtatacgttgagcgacaatcaagaaatgacagtagtaataagttgagcaaaaactacgaaagagcaacactaacatgttgagcaacatataatgaagatgatataaaagtaaaatcaagtagtattaaaccaaaatttgaaaaaaaaaataatttttttattatttaattaatttatggttggccataatgtggccgcatagctttATTCTTTCTCAAAATATAGGTTTTTGAGTTCACAGATTTTCAAGAAAATTTCTTACATCTATACACTTGTTTTCCTATATAGAATGTGACAACTCTGTGTTTCTTTGTAAACCAATTTGGAGTTAATTTTGGGTCAAACTAGACTAGTGTCTTGGGATTCATAGGCAACTATGTCCTAATTTGAGAATTGTTGTTGGAATGATTCTATTTGCTACAAACCTATATTGTTCTTAGTATTAATTTCATGAGTTAATGCAACTTCCTTTTTTTGTGCTTTGGAACTACCTTATTCACAAAAAGGGAATTTGCATTCACAAAACTGGATGGAAtgttttcttctattttatttttgaggTAATTAAGGTGTACATGTCTTAATTCTTTACTAATATGTGTGTAATGTGGTCACGCGTAAAGAaggggaaataaaataaaaagtggaaGGAAATTAAAGAGTTGACCTAATTCCCATCTCAGATCTAACTCAATTTAAAACTAGGTTTCCtaacttttatttaaaaatagtttaattgttaattaattaagcccAACTCTTAGGCTAAAATTATCTCTAAAACGGAGCTCTAGTGCATAATTATTGATCTCATGAATACTAAATATACACTTAGTTGTATTTATAGACGAGaaaatactccattcgttctattatagtagagacatttctttccaacacggagattaagaaaaaaatgtgtaatgtattaaataaaaagataataaagtatgatagaggaaaaagtaagagagagaaaaataagtgagaagaaacgtgttgacttttactaaaaaaagaaatgactctactattatggcacgtaccaaaatgacaaaatgactctactactatgaaacggaTGAAATACTGAATATATACACACTTTGGTTGTTGGACTAGAAAATATATCAAGaagattttttattattttttattgaaatatagTTTAATGATTTCATCATAACACAAAGTAAGTAATGAATTTTGGCCTTTAAAAGAAGAGCACTTTTGCTTTGATATAGGTAGGAAGATCTTGTTTAGGGCATTAGCCCTAGATTAGTCGACCCACAGCCCACACGATCTCCTAGGGTTTTGATCAACAAATCCAAATTAAGTGAATTAATTAACGAGTTGCAGCCGATTAATTTAAGGGTAATGCTatgtggccacattatggccaacCATAAAAGGGTATTTAGGTTAATATATAGCATAAAAGCAATAACTActtaattatgttatttaatGATCAAGTTTGTTTACACTATTACCCTTTGCTATTTGTTTTAAAGATGGGAGCATTATTTTTAAGTTTGAAtttaattcatatatatatatataaaatttgaaaacatgaaattaaataaaattaaaggaaaaaaaggaaTATACCGAGGTTCATGCCTTCACCCACTTTGTCAAACAAAAATTCTCCCAAATCGTCTCAATCTCGTCGATTTTGATATCGTGATTTTCGAATCATTTATTTCTATATACACTATAATATGTTTACTTAATAGTAATATTCAACTTATTTTTATATTcagtatttaattaaatagaccaattaattgaatatattaACTGATTTTAGATATCACTTGGACGGTTTAGGACTTTAAGTCTTTACTCCTTAGGATTGTACTAACTGATATTGAAGTTCATTAGATTTGTATCAATTTATAGCATAGCATTTCGTTACATATATTTGTGTtcatatataatactcccttgttccataaaaatagaaactattttccTTTGATCCGTCCTCTTacaatagaaactttctatttatggaaattTATTTCTCACTAATGAAGTGAGACCTATTTTTTAGTAACACGCTTTTGTTTCTagctctctcttattttac
This sequence is a window from Salvia splendens isolate huo1 chromosome 14, SspV2, whole genome shotgun sequence. Protein-coding genes within it:
- the LOC121763617 gene encoding type I inositol polyphosphate 5-phosphatase 4-like; the protein is MRNGNSKKSKFSWPKTLVKKWFNIKGKTEDFHADDIISGGVDEEWRNSFREREEACTIKKSKTERSGRRASDRLRRSKIDLEASQLTDVHNSRIFVATWNVAGKSPPSYLNLEEWLHTSPPADVYVLGFQEIVPLNAGNVLGTEDNGPARKWLALIRETLNSLPGSSGNCRTPSPVPDPIVELDDDFEGSNRENASSFFHRRSFQSLSRSMRVVEDDSLMAQPRLDRRYSVCDRAIYGRSRPSEYSYDPNGRWDCSSGDDNNGLSESHCTYSSPVPYNGSASMEDRDSGPAQSRYCLVASKQMVGIFLTVWVKRDLRDAVRNLKVSCVGRGLMGYLGNKGSISISLSLHQTSFCFVCSHLTSGEKDSDELRRNSDVTEILRKTRFPRVHSVGDENSPQTILEHDRIIWLGDLNYRIALSYRCAKALVEMRNWRVLLDNDQLRVEQRHGRVFTGWNEGRIYFPPTYKYSNNSDRYAGEDMHPKEKRRTPAWCDRILWHGRGLQQLSYVRGESRFSDHRPVYSIFLAEVESINRNRIKKNMAYSSSRVEVEEMLPYAHGYLQSNFF